The Ruficoccus amylovorans genome has a segment encoding these proteins:
- a CDS encoding sulfatase family protein: protein MKWIKLACVFVFFMAAALADDRPNIVFLLTDDQRYDSLGATGNEIIHTPEIDALADEGVIFDNSFVVSSACAPNRAAIFSGMYNRTLGVRDFSSDFTPEQREYLYPFLLKKEGYFIGFIGKWGVAATIASTLEPYRERFDYWRGFVGQGNYYTRDRQNRHLTQVLADDVEEFLDVVPKGKPFCLSVSFKAPHGPWNQYDRRFAEDFEDRGIPFPPTLDKYFVDQLPPFMRTFRLSLDGRSLEQFEQFHEKFVREYYRLILGVDEAVGRIRKALEAKGLADNTIIVYASDNGHFLEEWGFYGKWLMYEPSIRVPLIVYDPRLPKEERGKRVKEQVLSVDYAPTFLDWAGADIPERMQGQSLRELVEGEAPDDWREDWFYDYAFEMYPGDIPKSIGVRTDRYKLVRYISPRPQYEQLFDLQRDPLELKNRIDDPEYANIRHDLSKRLSEYRKSLPDNDPDFEEYVNTYEVIGIGADFPDAELDFSEVDEVGQTFTAATDHLMLVEWRWPFFISRYPDSGVDVVLRRGGPEGEILGETWIEATDIYNLNRSRASFEVAGLEPGETLYVGIRPQSKPGKRRIGLWRYTKDCYPGGEAFINGEAAGGDIPLAFVFRK from the coding sequence ATGAAATGGATTAAACTTGCTTGTGTCTTTGTGTTTTTCATGGCCGCTGCCTTGGCGGATGATCGGCCGAATATCGTCTTTCTCCTGACCGACGACCAGCGTTACGACTCGCTGGGAGCGACCGGCAACGAGATCATTCATACGCCCGAGATTGACGCCCTGGCTGATGAGGGAGTTATCTTTGACAACAGCTTTGTTGTTTCCTCGGCCTGTGCGCCCAACCGGGCCGCCATCTTTAGCGGGATGTATAACCGAACGCTCGGGGTGCGGGATTTCAGCTCGGACTTCACACCGGAGCAGCGGGAATATCTGTATCCGTTTCTGCTGAAGAAGGAGGGGTATTTTATCGGCTTTATCGGTAAGTGGGGGGTGGCGGCCACCATAGCCTCGACGCTGGAACCTTACCGTGAACGCTTCGACTACTGGCGCGGCTTTGTCGGGCAAGGAAATTACTACACAAGGGATCGGCAGAACCGCCATCTCACTCAAGTGCTGGCTGACGATGTGGAGGAATTTCTCGATGTGGTCCCGAAGGGAAAGCCCTTTTGCCTGTCAGTTAGTTTTAAGGCTCCGCACGGCCCGTGGAACCAGTATGACCGGCGATTCGCCGAGGATTTTGAAGACCGGGGCATTCCCTTTCCTCCTACATTGGACAAGTACTTCGTGGATCAATTGCCGCCCTTTATGCGCACGTTCCGGCTCTCGCTGGACGGGCGCAGCCTGGAGCAGTTTGAGCAGTTTCACGAAAAATTTGTCCGCGAGTACTACCGACTGATTCTCGGGGTGGATGAAGCCGTCGGGCGTATTCGCAAGGCGCTGGAGGCAAAGGGCCTGGCCGACAATACGATCATCGTTTACGCCAGCGACAATGGCCACTTCCTCGAAGAGTGGGGCTTTTATGGCAAGTGGCTCATGTACGAGCCGAGCATCCGTGTGCCGCTGATCGTCTATGATCCGCGCCTGCCCAAAGAAGAGCGCGGGAAGCGTGTGAAGGAACAGGTGCTGAGTGTTGACTATGCGCCGACGTTTCTGGACTGGGCCGGGGCCGATATACCTGAGCGCATGCAGGGGCAAAGCCTGCGCGAACTGGTTGAGGGCGAAGCGCCTGATGATTGGCGCGAGGACTGGTTCTACGATTATGCCTTTGAGATGTACCCCGGTGACATTCCCAAGAGTATCGGCGTACGCACCGACCGCTACAAGCTCGTGCGCTACATCTCGCCGCGTCCACAGTACGAGCAACTCTTTGACCTCCAACGCGACCCGCTGGAGTTGAAAAACCGGATCGACGACCCCGAGTACGCGAATATCCGCCACGACCTGAGCAAGCGCCTTTCGGAGTACCGCAAGAGCCTTCCCGACAACGACCCGGACTTTGAGGAGTATGTCAACACCTATGAGGTGATCGGCATTGGCGCGGACTTCCCCGATGCCGAACTTGACTTCAGTGAGGTTGATGAGGTCGGCCAGACTTTCACGGCGGCGACGGATCACCTGATGCTGGTCGAGTGGCGCTGGCCGTTCTTTATCTCGCGCTACCCGGACAGCGGGGTCGATGTGGTATTGCGCCGGGGTGGCCCGGAGGGAGAGATTCTTGGTGAAACTTGGATAGAGGCGACGGACATCTACAACCTGAACCGCTCGCGCGCGTCCTTTGAAGTCGCCGGGCTGGAGCCGGGTGAAACGCTTTACGTGGGCATACGTCCGCAGTCCAAACCGGGCAAGCGGCGCATTGGCCTCTGGCGCTACACGAAGGACTGCTATCCGGGTGGGGAAGCCTTTATCAACGGCGAGGCCGCCGGAGGCGATATCCCGCTGGCCTTCGTGTTCCGCAAATAA
- a CDS encoding MFS transporter — protein MSQPKPENTQPSTQAATEATEAHVPLGKKLGYASGALADNLIMNGFSTLVLPVYNIGLFVNPVLLGWAMAIPRFFDALTDPIMGNLSDNTRTRWGRRRPYIVAGILATVLLLPLLWLSPSTEDWSVFWWLTVFGVLYFLAYTVFIIPYQALGFEMTTDYDERTRLLAWPNYFGLTASFIMPWLPRFIEYQGFGGPVKGAVWVSIGMGAVILVAGLLPAIVGREIARAEEQQKIRLLDAIKLTLKNRAFLVVVMANVVMLMGLATFVNLSLYVNIFYIYGGDRAAGTALAGISGSTYAAASYLSVLLATAIATRVGKKTACLVLLSLTFIGVVSLWWTLRPSMPYLQLVSTVVIGFGLQGSWMMFFIMIGDVCEEDERENGLRREGIFSAIGGFSRKMSVAAASVFGGTLLSIISFDAEAAANGELDPAVLVHLKEAFVFGQAAVVLLGMVLLAFYPITRARAEETQAILGERKLRLNSEQLTDDYNPNELS, from the coding sequence ATGTCCCAGCCCAAGCCAGAAAACACCCAGCCGTCGACTCAAGCGGCAACCGAAGCAACTGAAGCGCATGTGCCGCTCGGCAAAAAGCTGGGCTATGCCAGTGGCGCGCTGGCCGACAATCTGATCATGAACGGTTTCAGCACGCTTGTGCTACCGGTCTATAACATCGGGCTGTTTGTCAACCCGGTCTTGCTGGGCTGGGCGATGGCGATTCCGCGTTTTTTCGACGCGCTGACGGACCCGATAATGGGCAACCTTTCGGATAATACGCGGACCCGGTGGGGACGTCGCCGTCCGTACATTGTGGCCGGGATTCTCGCTACGGTGTTACTGTTGCCGCTGCTGTGGCTCTCGCCGAGCACGGAGGACTGGTCTGTGTTCTGGTGGCTGACGGTGTTCGGAGTCCTGTATTTTCTGGCCTACACGGTTTTTATTATTCCGTACCAGGCACTTGGTTTTGAGATGACCACGGACTACGATGAACGCACGCGTCTGCTGGCCTGGCCGAATTATTTCGGGTTGACGGCTTCGTTCATTATGCCGTGGTTGCCGCGCTTCATCGAATACCAGGGCTTTGGCGGCCCGGTGAAAGGCGCGGTCTGGGTCAGTATCGGGATGGGGGCGGTTATTCTGGTGGCGGGGTTGCTGCCTGCCATTGTCGGTCGCGAGATCGCCCGGGCTGAGGAGCAGCAGAAGATCCGCCTGCTTGATGCGATCAAACTCACGCTGAAGAACCGGGCCTTTCTCGTCGTGGTGATGGCCAATGTGGTCATGTTGATGGGGCTGGCCACCTTTGTGAACCTCAGCCTCTATGTGAACATTTTCTACATCTATGGAGGAGACCGCGCGGCGGGGACGGCTCTGGCCGGTATCTCCGGCTCGACCTATGCGGCGGCGTCCTACTTGAGCGTTCTGCTGGCGACAGCTATTGCCACGCGCGTTGGGAAAAAGACAGCCTGCCTCGTGCTGCTGAGCCTGACGTTTATCGGGGTGGTGAGCCTGTGGTGGACGCTGCGCCCCTCGATGCCGTACCTCCAGCTTGTCTCGACGGTGGTGATTGGCTTTGGCCTGCAAGGCTCGTGGATGATGTTTTTTATCATGATCGGCGATGTCTGCGAGGAGGACGAGCGTGAGAATGGCCTGCGCCGCGAAGGTATTTTCAGTGCCATCGGTGGCTTCTCCCGTAAGATGTCGGTGGCGGCGGCGTCGGTATTCGGAGGCACGCTGTTGAGTATTATCTCGTTTGATGCTGAGGCTGCCGCTAACGGCGAACTCGATCCCGCCGTACTTGTGCATTTGAAGGAAGCTTTTGTGTTCGGGCAGGCGGCGGTCGTCCTGTTGGGGATGGTGCTGCTGGCGTTTTATCCGATCACGCGGGCGCGGGCCGAGGAGACGCAGGCGATTCTAGGAGAGCGTAAACTCCGGCTGAATTCGGAGCAGTTAACTGATGATTATAACCCCAACGAATTGTCATGA
- a CDS encoding sulfatase family protein: MIFRIHKLVTCLFLLAFLCGCLVARAGSERPNILLIMADDLGYADIGAHGNVEFPTPNLDRLAGMGMRFTQGYVTGPVCGPSRAGLITGRNQERFGFEGHPGPKDTWGLPLDEDTLPASLKAAGYRTALFGKWHLGSEPGYRPLDRGFDEFYGFLSGMHDYFKQDDPNWGLIVEGEGSPAELPQYLTFELADRTAAFIRRQAQEDSPFFVWLSFNAPHTPMQAPRRYLDKAQHIEGKLRSTYAAMVMAMDDAIATVINALEESGVLDDTVIVFMSDNGGAMLDGGARNGARNDPLRGSKAQLWEGGVRVPFFIIWPEQIPAGQVRDEIVSSLDLYPTFTALANATTPDKLEGVDLSALLQGEPMPELFQRELHWRFYGTQKAVRRGDLKWVRVSGDGGLYGMSKSVREDEDLSETHGPEAEALEESWVDWNSVNPKIKLHQQQMLESESRTGQSKGSD, translated from the coding sequence ATGATATTTCGGATACATAAGCTTGTTACATGTCTTTTCCTTCTCGCATTCCTGTGTGGATGTCTGGTTGCCCGGGCCGGAAGTGAGCGGCCAAATATCCTGCTGATTATGGCGGATGACCTGGGCTATGCCGATATCGGGGCGCATGGGAATGTGGAATTCCCGACGCCGAATCTGGACCGGTTGGCCGGAATGGGGATGCGGTTTACCCAAGGCTACGTAACTGGTCCGGTGTGCGGACCTTCTCGGGCTGGGCTGATTACCGGGCGCAATCAGGAGCGTTTCGGCTTCGAGGGGCACCCCGGTCCGAAGGATACCTGGGGGCTGCCGCTGGACGAAGATACGCTTCCAGCCAGCCTGAAGGCGGCTGGTTATCGTACGGCGCTCTTTGGAAAATGGCACCTGGGGTCCGAGCCCGGCTACCGGCCCCTGGACCGTGGGTTCGATGAGTTTTACGGCTTCCTGTCCGGCATGCATGATTACTTTAAGCAAGATGATCCCAACTGGGGCTTGATTGTCGAAGGGGAGGGCTCGCCGGCGGAGCTGCCGCAGTACCTGACGTTCGAATTGGCCGATCGGACCGCCGCCTTTATCCGCCGTCAGGCGCAGGAAGACAGCCCGTTCTTTGTCTGGTTGTCATTTAATGCTCCGCACACGCCGATGCAGGCCCCACGGCGTTATTTGGATAAGGCGCAGCATATTGAAGGCAAGCTGCGCTCAACCTATGCCGCCATGGTAATGGCGATGGACGACGCCATCGCGACCGTCATAAACGCTTTGGAGGAGAGCGGTGTTCTTGATGACACGGTTATTGTCTTTATGAGCGATAATGGAGGGGCGATGTTGGATGGCGGCGCCCGTAACGGCGCTCGTAACGATCCGCTTCGCGGTTCGAAGGCCCAGCTCTGGGAGGGAGGCGTGCGCGTGCCGTTCTTTATCATTTGGCCCGAACAAATCCCGGCAGGCCAGGTGCGTGATGAAATCGTTTCAAGCCTGGACCTTTACCCGACGTTTACCGCCCTCGCCAACGCTACTACCCCGGACAAGCTCGAAGGTGTGGACCTTTCTGCTCTCCTGCAGGGAGAGCCGATGCCTGAGCTATTTCAGCGTGAGCTGCACTGGAGGTTTTATGGCACGCAGAAAGCCGTTCGACGTGGCGACCTGAAGTGGGTCCGTGTGAGCGGGGATGGCGGGCTCTATGGCATGAGCAAGAGCGTCCGGGAAGACGAGGATCTCTCGGAAACGCACGGGCCGGAAGCTGAAGCATTGGAAGAGAGCTGGGTGGATTGGAATTCGGTGAACCCCAAGATCAAGCTACATCAACAGCAAATGTTGGAATCCGAATCGAGAACAGGTCAATCTAAAGGCTCCGACTGA
- a CDS encoding beta-galactosidase produces the protein MKVSYDQRALLINGKRTLILSGSVHYPRSTPAMWRNILRHMRLSGLNTVETYVFWNLHERRRGVLDFSDRLDLVKFCQLAQQEGLHVILRIGPYICAETNYGGLPGWLRDIPGIMMRTDNEPFKREKERWVRLVAELIRPLCAPSGGPIILAQIENEYDNIASTYGEAGKRYLQWSVNLANSLRLDIPWVTCAAGRAAEAGRDGATASAGDALETLNAFRAHEIIEEHFAAHPNSPALWTENWVGWYHTWGGVLPRRDPAELAWATARFFAAGGTGVNYYLWHGGTNFERDGMYLATTSFEFGGCLDEYGLPSDKATHLARLNHALLACSSELLEGERPQKQTSPQGIITYCYASGLEFHCDDANKSLKIIGKDGETLYDSTQKLMTITPGWEKSVEPFSDWSWRPEPQPQDWPDAVQSASLSQQPQDQLSLTHDLTDYCWYQTQLMVNTDQASGTAKLHFTRMADIAYVFIDDQLAATTSGPLLERRGSLDAGKFSQTFTIDLQSLNISGGPHRLTVLCCALGLIKGDWMIGYANMSQEKKGLWGPVTWDGQPLDGPWRQQPALLGERANFAGASGALLAWQVPSNTPPPSNSPLWWRVAFKTPKDSGPWGLDLYGMGKGMAWINGHCLGRYWLLPNTDPMGPWMDWMKGSLQAKVEPDSVERFYHVPSEWLRPEGQSNSLVLFDETGASPHHARLLKRTTSCQLAPSVKSHSCSNQVVSSKHP, from the coding sequence ATGAAAGTTTCTTATGACCAGCGAGCGCTGCTCATCAACGGCAAGCGCACACTCATTCTCAGCGGATCTGTGCACTACCCCCGGAGCACTCCGGCAATGTGGAGGAACATCCTCCGGCACATGCGCCTCAGCGGCCTTAACACCGTGGAGACCTACGTATTCTGGAATCTGCACGAACGCCGCCGTGGAGTGCTCGATTTCTCGGACCGCCTGGATCTGGTAAAATTCTGCCAACTGGCACAACAAGAAGGGCTTCATGTTATCCTGCGCATTGGCCCATACATTTGCGCCGAGACCAATTATGGAGGTCTCCCCGGCTGGCTGCGCGACATCCCCGGCATAATGATGCGCACCGACAATGAACCTTTTAAGCGGGAAAAGGAACGCTGGGTCCGTCTCGTCGCTGAGTTAATCCGGCCGCTTTGCGCGCCATCCGGAGGACCGATCATCCTGGCGCAGATTGAAAATGAGTACGACAACATCGCCTCGACCTACGGCGAAGCCGGCAAGCGCTACCTCCAGTGGTCCGTAAACCTTGCAAACTCGCTCCGACTGGACATCCCCTGGGTAACCTGCGCCGCCGGACGCGCAGCCGAGGCGGGGCGCGACGGAGCCACGGCCAGCGCGGGCGACGCCCTCGAAACCCTGAACGCCTTTCGCGCCCACGAAATCATCGAGGAACACTTTGCCGCACATCCCAATAGCCCCGCCCTGTGGACGGAGAACTGGGTCGGCTGGTACCACACTTGGGGCGGCGTCCTCCCCCGACGCGATCCCGCTGAGCTGGCTTGGGCCACCGCCCGATTTTTCGCCGCTGGCGGGACGGGCGTGAACTATTACCTCTGGCACGGGGGCACGAACTTCGAACGCGACGGCATGTATTTGGCAACCACGTCATTTGAGTTTGGCGGGTGCCTCGACGAGTATGGACTCCCCTCTGACAAAGCGACCCATCTCGCGCGGTTAAACCATGCCCTTCTCGCCTGCTCCAGCGAGTTGCTTGAGGGTGAACGCCCGCAAAAACAGACAAGTCCCCAAGGGATCATAACCTATTGTTACGCCTCTGGACTGGAGTTTCACTGCGACGACGCGAACAAGAGCTTGAAAATCATCGGCAAAGATGGAGAGACCTTGTACGACTCCACCCAAAAGCTGATGACAATCACCCCAGGGTGGGAGAAGTCCGTTGAGCCCTTTTCCGACTGGAGCTGGCGCCCCGAACCTCAGCCGCAGGATTGGCCGGACGCCGTGCAATCCGCTTCCCTCTCGCAACAGCCGCAGGATCAACTGTCCCTGACCCATGACCTGACGGACTACTGCTGGTATCAAACCCAGCTCATGGTCAATACGGATCAAGCATCAGGAACGGCGAAACTCCATTTCACCCGCATGGCTGACATCGCCTATGTGTTCATCGACGACCAGTTGGCTGCAACCACCTCCGGTCCGTTACTTGAACGCCGGGGATCATTGGATGCAGGCAAGTTTAGCCAGACCTTTACCATCGACCTTCAGTCCCTCAACATTTCGGGCGGCCCCCACCGGCTGACTGTGCTATGCTGCGCCCTCGGACTAATCAAGGGAGACTGGATGATCGGATACGCGAACATGTCCCAGGAAAAAAAGGGGCTATGGGGGCCAGTCACCTGGGACGGCCAACCACTCGACGGTCCCTGGCGCCAGCAACCTGCGCTGCTTGGCGAACGAGCAAATTTCGCCGGTGCATCCGGCGCACTCCTGGCCTGGCAGGTGCCGTCAAACACACCACCGCCAAGCAACTCCCCTCTCTGGTGGCGTGTAGCCTTCAAGACGCCAAAGGATTCCGGTCCCTGGGGACTCGATCTTTATGGCATGGGCAAGGGGATGGCATGGATTAACGGGCATTGCCTCGGGCGCTACTGGCTGCTCCCAAACACAGACCCCATGGGCCCCTGGATGGATTGGATGAAAGGAAGCCTCCAGGCGAAAGTAGAGCCCGACTCCGTTGAGCGGTTTTACCATGTCCCCTCCGAGTGGTTACGTCCCGAGGGCCAATCCAACTCGCTCGTACTTTTCGATGAAACTGGAGCTTCTCCCCACCACGCTCGATTGCTGAAGCGCACAACCTCGTGCCAACTGGCTCCGTCCGTAAAATCCCATTCCTGCTCGAATCAGGTTGTCTCATCGAAACACCCATAA
- a CDS encoding LacI family DNA-binding transcriptional regulator, with translation MNASSRRSSTTQEANSKSLVSDKTDGRPMDLKGLARILNLSIVTVSRALNNRPGVGASTRQRVLEAARTHRYTPNGAARMLKDRPTMTVGLFFAPFYGPKQDINPNALNLIERLRKALDLREVEMRVFYYEGDVNLRTQALEVDVGIFYGHFSTDSFAVAHNVGIPAVLFDKHSPFPDQISVLVDAAQCCQQAVQYLVAQGHTRIGLMTGPLQELYFRKYAEAFPAALTELGLLGHSDWVFCLPGADCNQEGSREALFPLLQRKAPEERPTAMVFASDWLAIGGRRAALDAGLSIPRDFSLIGHDNMPVTADLDPPLTTFDMHIGRVVQTLTHLAVQLGSRTKLPRTDAPASRDILIMPDFVKRSSSVCLRPTLPDGANAHLIPESKLASS, from the coding sequence ATGAACGCATCCAGCCGGAGATCCTCCACGACCCAAGAGGCAAACAGTAAATCCCTCGTCAGCGACAAGACAGACGGACGCCCGATGGACCTCAAAGGGCTGGCCCGCATCCTGAACCTGAGTATCGTCACCGTCTCGCGAGCGCTCAACAACCGACCTGGCGTAGGGGCCAGCACACGGCAACGCGTGCTTGAGGCCGCTCGCACCCATCGCTACACCCCCAACGGCGCGGCCCGTATGCTCAAGGATCGTCCAACCATGACGGTCGGATTATTCTTTGCCCCTTTCTATGGCCCGAAGCAGGACATCAACCCCAACGCCCTGAACCTGATCGAACGCCTCCGCAAAGCCCTTGATCTGCGCGAGGTAGAGATGCGTGTCTTCTACTACGAGGGGGACGTGAACCTCCGCACACAGGCACTGGAGGTCGATGTCGGCATCTTCTATGGCCACTTTTCCACGGATTCCTTTGCCGTGGCACATAATGTCGGCATCCCGGCAGTACTGTTCGACAAGCACTCTCCCTTCCCTGACCAAATCAGCGTACTGGTGGACGCCGCCCAATGCTGCCAGCAGGCCGTCCAATACCTCGTCGCGCAGGGACACACCCGCATCGGGCTCATGACCGGGCCGCTACAGGAGCTGTATTTCCGTAAATATGCCGAAGCATTTCCCGCCGCCCTCACGGAGTTGGGTCTCCTCGGGCACAGCGACTGGGTATTCTGCCTACCCGGAGCCGACTGTAATCAGGAAGGCTCACGCGAAGCCCTTTTCCCCTTGCTCCAGCGAAAGGCTCCCGAGGAAAGGCCCACCGCGATGGTCTTTGCCTCCGACTGGCTGGCCATCGGCGGGCGCCGGGCCGCACTCGACGCCGGCTTGAGCATTCCCAGGGATTTCAGCCTGATCGGCCACGACAACATGCCCGTCACTGCCGACCTCGATCCCCCGTTGACAACATTTGATATGCACATCGGCCGGGTCGTCCAGACACTGACCCACCTGGCCGTCCAGCTAGGAAGTCGGACAAAACTTCCGCGCACCGATGCCCCCGCTTCCCGAGACATTCTTATCATGCCGGACTTTGTCAAACGAAGCTCCTCGGTCTGCCTGCGCCCCACCCTTCCCGACGGAGCAAATGCCCATCTCATTCCAGAGAGCAAACTCGCGTCATCTTAA